In a genomic window of Micromonospora cremea:
- a CDS encoding DUF6158 family protein yields MMTGSVREDGFPSSGSTDMSPEQRVPEWGGEDLADPAGAGADFDGDVLGVDPTELSDEDLIREMHSLHRTRLDTLRHAADSALANHLRRTAELETEYLARHPGREVDPSRLRDA; encoded by the coding sequence ATGATGACCGGATCGGTACGCGAGGACGGCTTTCCGTCCAGTGGCAGCACGGACATGAGCCCGGAGCAGCGGGTGCCCGAGTGGGGCGGCGAGGACCTCGCCGACCCGGCGGGCGCCGGTGCGGATTTCGACGGCGATGTGCTCGGCGTCGACCCGACGGAGCTGAGCGACGAGGATCTGATCCGCGAGATGCACAGCCTGCACCGCACCCGGCTGGACACCCTCCGGCACGCGGCGGACTCCGCGCTCGCCAACCACCTGCGGCGCACGGCGGAGCTCGAGACCGAGTACCTGGCCCGCCACCCGGGCCGGGAGGTGGACCCGAGCCGCCTGCGGGACGCCTGA
- a CDS encoding SRPBCC family protein — MPARAVRGMSAPPEVVFNTATDPARASAWLPEPLRGDGSPATEISNEELRARWGGDDADWSAEIRVEPADSGGARIQLDLADGSDGEGPDQLADEALSNLVREVADNLQAG; from the coding sequence ATGCCGGCGCGCGCTGTGCGGGGCATGTCCGCGCCGCCCGAGGTGGTCTTCAACACGGCCACCGACCCGGCCCGGGCCTCGGCGTGGCTGCCCGAGCCGTTGCGCGGCGATGGCAGCCCCGCCACGGAGATCAGCAACGAGGAGCTGCGGGCCCGCTGGGGCGGCGACGACGCCGACTGGTCCGCGGAGATCCGGGTGGAGCCGGCCGACTCCGGCGGGGCCCGGATCCAGCTCGACCTGGCCGACGGCTCGGATGGGGAGGGTCCGGACCAGCTGGCCGACGAGGCGCTGAGCAACCTGGTACGCGAGGTCGCCGACAACCTCCAGGCCGGCTGA
- a CDS encoding DUF1360 domain-containing protein produces the protein MTGTGLRQKAARLRRAYAPHEHRPLGGYLAAMGTYAGVTGAIAGLVKVTGRPVPERPAPADVVLLSIATHKLSRLLSKDAATSPLRAPFTRYDRPIGSGEVMEQVRDSGSSTRHAIGELLSCPFCLAVWVATGLTGGLVLAPRLTRLVATALTLVAASDFLQMAYATAQQAAEGGHDDD, from the coding sequence GTGACCGGCACTGGCCTGCGACAGAAGGCGGCCCGGCTGCGCCGGGCGTACGCGCCGCACGAGCACCGCCCGCTCGGCGGCTACCTGGCGGCGATGGGCACCTATGCCGGGGTGACCGGTGCCATCGCTGGGCTGGTCAAGGTCACCGGACGACCGGTGCCCGAGCGGCCCGCCCCGGCCGACGTGGTGCTGCTCTCCATCGCCACGCACAAGCTCAGCCGGCTGCTGTCCAAGGACGCGGCGACCAGTCCGCTGCGGGCTCCGTTCACCCGGTACGACCGCCCGATCGGCAGCGGCGAGGTGATGGAGCAGGTCCGCGACTCGGGCAGCTCCACCCGGCACGCCATCGGGGAGCTGTTGAGTTGCCCGTTCTGTCTAGCGGTATGGGTGGCCACCGGGCTGACCGGCGGCCTGGTCCTCGCGCCCCGGCTGACCCGGCTGGTGGCCACCGCGCTGACCTTGGTCGCCGCGTCCGACTTCCTCCAGATGGCGTACGCGACCGCGCAGCAGGCCGCCGAGGGCGGGCACGACGACGACTGA
- a CDS encoding 3-deoxy-7-phosphoheptulonate synthase, which yields MPTVTTPETDRVSDQRIDRVVPLTTPALLHHELPLDAPLASAVLTGRRAVGRVLDREDDRLLVVVGPCSVHDPAAALDYAQRLRTAADRLADDLLIVMRVYFEKPRSTVGWKGLINDPGLDGSGDVNTGLRRARALLLDVLRLGLPVGCEFLDPITPQYIADTVAWGAIGARTVESQVHRQLASGLSMPIGMKNRPDGSIGTAVDAIRAAGVPHVFPGIDFSGTPAIMHTRGNTDGHLVLRGGGGQPNYDAESVAGALDLLRAARLPERLVIDASHANSGKDHRNQPLVAADVAAQLAAGQRGITGVMLESFLLPGRQDLDPTRELVYGRSVTDACLGWDDTAEVLDHLATAVRARRATLPTPA from the coding sequence ATGCCCACCGTGACGACCCCGGAGACCGATCGGGTCAGCGATCAGCGGATCGACCGTGTCGTGCCGCTGACCACGCCTGCGCTGCTGCACCACGAGTTGCCCCTGGACGCCCCGCTCGCCTCGGCCGTGCTGACCGGCCGACGCGCGGTGGGTCGGGTGCTGGACCGCGAGGACGACCGCCTACTGGTGGTGGTCGGCCCCTGCTCGGTGCACGACCCGGCCGCCGCCCTCGACTACGCGCAGCGGCTGCGCACCGCCGCCGACCGGCTCGCCGACGACCTGCTGATCGTCATGCGGGTCTACTTCGAGAAGCCGCGCTCCACGGTGGGCTGGAAGGGCCTGATCAACGACCCGGGGCTGGACGGCAGCGGCGACGTCAACACCGGCCTGCGGCGGGCCCGAGCGCTGCTGCTCGACGTCCTGCGTCTCGGACTGCCGGTGGGCTGCGAGTTCCTCGACCCGATCACGCCGCAGTACATCGCGGACACCGTGGCCTGGGGCGCGATCGGCGCCCGCACGGTGGAGAGCCAGGTGCACCGCCAGCTCGCCTCCGGCCTGTCCATGCCGATCGGCATGAAGAACCGCCCCGACGGCAGCATCGGCACCGCCGTGGACGCGATCCGCGCCGCCGGCGTGCCGCACGTCTTCCCCGGCATCGACTTCTCCGGCACTCCGGCGATCATGCACACCCGGGGTAACACCGACGGGCACCTGGTGCTGCGCGGCGGGGGCGGCCAGCCCAACTACGACGCGGAGTCGGTGGCCGGTGCGCTCGACCTGCTCCGCGCGGCCAGGCTGCCGGAGCGCCTGGTGATCGACGCCAGCCACGCCAACAGCGGCAAGGACCACCGCAACCAGCCGCTGGTGGCCGCGGACGTGGCCGCCCAGCTGGCCGCCGGCCAGCGCGGGATCACCGGCGTGATGCTGGAGTCGTTCCTGCTGCCCGGCCGGCAGGACCTCGACCCGACCCGGGAGCTGGTGTACGGCCGCTCGGTCACCGACGCCTGCCTCGGCTGGGACGACACGGCCGAGGTGCTCGACCACCTGGCCACCGCCGTCCGGGCACGCCGGGCCACCCTGCCGACCCCCGCCTGA
- a CDS encoding phosphodiesterase yields MPAPPVTPPPPRTADRATSAVVHATAALTRLRRGRLLHPAGRSFEGEVHFWGTPGPPTGVGLLDDPGRYRATVRLSKGVPTPGDWPDVLGLAVRVHRPGRPFDLLVSSSGAAPVLRNLPLPRRRFAGTYSTIMCYRAGRRRLWLAALADPDSVDLGRSLAAVAAATRADAPRLVLAVASAVGPWRPVGQVSIGAQLSAREDATLAFDPVRNLPSGLRAAGPLAWLREQTYRGSRRGRGAGVQSGGSYATTV; encoded by the coding sequence ATGCCCGCGCCGCCCGTCACCCCGCCCCCGCCCCGCACCGCCGACCGGGCCACCTCCGCCGTCGTACACGCCACCGCCGCACTGACCCGGCTGCGCCGCGGCCGGCTGCTGCATCCGGCCGGTCGCTCGTTCGAGGGCGAGGTGCACTTCTGGGGTACGCCAGGCCCGCCGACCGGCGTCGGCCTGCTGGACGACCCGGGCCGGTACCGGGCCACCGTCCGGCTCTCCAAGGGGGTGCCCACACCGGGCGACTGGCCGGACGTGCTGGGCCTGGCGGTGCGCGTGCACCGCCCGGGCCGTCCGTTCGACCTGCTGGTCAGCTCCAGCGGCGCGGCCCCGGTGCTGCGGAACCTGCCGCTGCCCCGACGCCGCTTCGCCGGGACGTACAGCACGATCATGTGCTACCGGGCGGGTCGGCGCCGGCTCTGGCTGGCCGCGTTGGCCGATCCCGACTCGGTCGACCTCGGCCGGAGCCTGGCTGCGGTGGCGGCCGCGACCCGGGCGGACGCGCCGCGCCTGGTGCTCGCGGTCGCGTCCGCTGTGGGGCCGTGGCGGCCGGTCGGGCAGGTCAGCATCGGTGCCCAGCTCAGCGCTCGGGAGGACGCCACGCTCGCCTTCGACCCGGTGCGCAACCTGCCATCGGGGCTGCGGGCGGCCGGCCCGCTGGCCTGGCTGCGGGAGCAGACCTACCGGGGCTCGCGCCGGGGGCGTGGGGCGGGCGTTCAGTCCGGCGGCTCGTACGCGACCACCGTCTGA